The Lepeophtheirus salmonis chromosome 13, UVic_Lsal_1.4, whole genome shotgun sequence genome segment aatttgatatttagaaatattagaaataatattgtaacaCATTTCagttattaactttaaaaaaacactccatagcagatttttttttttttagtgtagtaaaaaaataattacatatgtatatatcatatcATGTGAAGAATATCTTTGATCAATCATACATTATATTGATTGATCTTCAAGTACACAATATTATCATCACTATATCTGTTGatgataatatttatctactgattaaagatttatattttattgttttttacgAGTATTACAGAGATCGTGAATCGGAAATTTACCTCTTCCATGAATAtgatactaaataataatttgtaaacttTGAAGTAAAGGAGTAaaactcaaataattatttgaagtaaGTCAAACATTTATCCTTCTTAAATTGTTTTGAGTATATAATcttcttttattcaataacGAGGGCACCATATTGAATTTCCTAAACAAGTTTGCTAAATAACTACTTTCTTGAATCAATAATAATGTAGATTCTGAATTAGGATTTatgactaataataatttagttttattgtTTTCTAATTGTTGATAAACACTATATGATTGTATAACGTATCTAATTATACTAGATGTCATTAGAATGTtgcatttaaacaaaaatgcataataGTTTATCTATTATTTACCCAATACCAAGTAGcttctaaatcaaaataaagaaaaacgacACAAAAAGAGGAAGACTATGTGATATAATTAAGATATTGAGTAGTTCATCAGCACATACACAATCCTAAATTaacatcaagaaaaagaaacattctCAATGTTACCTCATAAATGCCTAATATTTCGTGAGCATAGGTAACTGGGTCAATTATGGCCTTTACATTCACATTTAAAGGACAAATAACCCATACTGTTTACTATACATAGTTGAAACATTTATTAGACCCCAATattatgacctttcaaataaaatcttgcatattattcattatgacAAGGAATTTTTGGGGatctttaagtgtaatttgggGTACCTTCACCCCAATACTTTATTAAtaggaatgaaaaatatttatttcagatgtaatccagactcaacTTTGGGAGATATCAGCATCAAGCTCACTTTACTCTTGATACTCCTTTATTCAAAGATATAAACATTGTGTCAAACCATGAATTTCTAAAGTTGAGAAATCCATGGTCAAACGTACATTTGACTTTGAAAGGTTGAGGGTACTGTTTGTTGAGTCATCTGCGGAAGcctatattgaatattttatttaagtcagTCCAATATCAGAGGACCAACAAACGGAGGaaagtgaaataaatatataatataaaaaaatcaataattctcttgtgtgtatgtatgttataacatgtattattatgttaaataagAAAAGAGGAGGGAGGAGAATCAGCTGATATCCCGAAAAAGAATCtgctgagaaaaaaatatcttcttgaGTAAAACACTATATAGGCaagattttcaaattaaaaaaaaatcatcttctgatttacatatgaaatatgaatgataatattcttatttaaaatcaaaatatacctTTATGCAATAATAATAGGCAATAGGAATAGGAACTTTATACAAGTTTGAAGAGCATTTCAAATAGTAACAACACTACTATAACAACACAAGGGAGGAGAGAGGAGAAAAAAGAAGGGGGAAgaagaggagaagaagaagaaaatagagGGTTAGCAAACAAAGAATTCTATACATCTATACACCCTGACGCACATCTAACATTCCCTCTCCCCTTATCATAAAATGgaaacaaatacattattttccgAGTCTCCACCACACAAATTAATGTTGACAACACACCCTCAGTTATACAGAAGAGACCTTTTATTAGACTTAATATTgatcaaaatagtttttcacTATTTATAAAAGCACCATCAGTTAGTTTTAAAATAGGAATCAAATAATGACTCCTCTTCATATCGGAAtgaaaaagaagggaaaatatcagttatttataaactacaaaatgttattttagaaaaagtccAGTACAAcactttcataatatatgtaactGATTGcccatctatttataatttaaaaaatgggttCAAGGTTCAGGAGAAACAGCGGTAATAATATGGACCGATGATGTTATTCCCAACAAAGATTAAATCacgtttctaaaaatatatttaaataggcTGTACAAACCATTCACTATAGATTCATATGATGtagaattcatattttaaaaagaaatacggAATTGTATACAAATCAATAGATCGATTGGTAGagtatttaaaaggaaaatgatGACTATAGAatatcatagatatatatatatatcactttcCAAAATATGACCAGTGCACAATCAAAATTTCAGTTATTaaggatatatatacataaataaatgaattatggaATACCTGTGCCTAACCAATGGTAATAGGTAATAGTATAAAAACAATACACACATCACCGACATTCAATAACAACATCATGGaataaataacataagaaataaacaaaaatataataataatgactaatagatagatagatttaggtgaatgtattttttgtctttACCTTAATTCCACTTCTGCCCTGTTGTTTGAGTAAAACATTTTCAGGTTTAAGATCGCAATGAATAATTCTGCTTCTATAAAGTAGATCTAAGCATTGTAATAACGAATGAGCGAATTTTCTGACGAGTTGAAGAGAGAAGCCTTGAAACTTATTTTTCCTAATTAATTCGTATAGATTAATGGACAAGAGCTCAAAGGTGATGCAGGTATGACAACGGAATATGAAATGATCATACATGTGTATGAGATTGTAAGTGCCTTCTTTGTCTTGAATACGAAGGTGCTCAAGTATGCGTATCTCTTCTTGAGCCTGTCTATGAAACCTTTTTTCATTCCTCACCATTTTGAGAGCAACATGACAATGATTTTTATGATCATAGGCCTTGACAACCTGTCCGAATGAGCCTTTACCAATGACTTTGAGCACCTCATAGCGGTAGGCAAGATGATCGTGAGGGATATAGTTGTAAGATCCTTGATCATCATCATAGCCACTATTATTGGGTCCTCCGAGTGTGGCCGGGAGTTTTTTGGCATTGGCTCCGATGAAATAGATTTGAGAGTATCCGCTGATTTCATAGTGTTCATAGACGGAGAGTTTGTTCATATAGAGATTAAGGACTTGTTCCGGAGTGGCAACATTGGTTTTAGGTTTGTTTTTAGTTGTATTTGAAGTGGTGTTGGTGGAGGAGGAGGTGATGGAAGTGTCCAGAGCACCCACAGACTCCTCATTAACAGTACCATTGGTTGTGTTATGGTTATTATTGTAGATATTGTTGTTTTCTGCGTCTCCTGACATGATTGCGCACACACCGCTGCTGCTGCTGCTATGATAATCACTCTTCTTCTAGGAGCAAGAAAAAACTCTCAACTCAGTTCCAAACACTCTTTCTACTCCAATTTACTCATTCACATTCAATCAAACTCATTAGTTATTACTAATaagttacttttattattgacgATTTCACCCTTTTAAGCCCTTTTCCTCCCTTTCCCCAAAGATCAAGGATGGATAGGAAAACAAAAAGTGAACTAAATTGAAGTAgaaatctttaatatttaaccTTTAAGTCATCCTCATAATTTGAAACATAATTGCAGTTATTATTGGGCGTGTTGGCCGAGGAATTGGCAGCCGAAGAGGAAGTCCCGTTGATATTGGCCAGTAAGGAACGTGTTCGAGACAATGGCATGATCAATCATCCCTCACAGCACTTTTTTAGCTCCTATTATAAGTATGAATTTaacaacacatttaaaaaaatattcccaaaaacaaatgacaaatattttcaGTATGTAGAATGTCAAGATAACCACACAGCCACACACACCCTTAGACAAGCTAAGACTAAATCCTCTAATAAAAGAAAGATCTGCAGGCCggccttttcttctttttttttgatttatttatttcactcTCTCCTTTAAGTGGATTCTTCATATACAACTACTAGCGCCATAGACTCTTTCTTACCCCTCCTACACCCTattatttcaagtttttatttctatCATAGA includes the following:
- the LOC121128302 gene encoding dual specificity tyrosine-phosphorylation-regulated kinase 2 isoform X2, encoding MPLSRTRSLLANINGTSSSAANSSANTPNNNCNYVSNYEDDLKKSDYHSSSSSGVCAIMSGDAENNNIYNNNHNTTNGTVNEESVGALDTSITSSSTNTTSNTTKNKPKTNVATPEQVLNLYMNKLSVYEHYEISGYSQIYFIGANAKKLPATLGGPNNSGYDDDQGSYNYIPHDHLAYRYEVLKVIGKGSFGQVVKAYDHKNHCHVALKMVRNEKRFHRQAQEEIRILEHLRIQDKEGTYNLIHMYDHFIFRCHTCITFELLSINLYELIRKNKFQGFSLQLVRKFAHSLLQCLDLLYRSRIIHCDLKPENVLLKQQGRSGIKVIDFGSSCYEHQRVYTYIQSRFYRAPEVILGAKYGTPIDMWSLGCILAELLTGYPLLPGEDEADQLSCIIELLGMPPQKLLDQSKRSKNFISSKGYPRYCSATVLSGGTTILKGGRSRRGKHRGPPGSRELQIALKGCDDSLFLDFIRRCLEWDPSARLTPANALRHSWLRRRLPRPPECKNETTESSPSGTLRTANSSEGSARNLASTLEKKANAASSGTIRTANSSGGGGSARNLGSTLEKKSTTGASVARTKTIIITPSAVVNSSNDDGASSNMYSRHSLATTKLPQIPNTIT
- the LOC121128302 gene encoding dual specificity tyrosine-phosphorylation-regulated kinase 2 isoform X1 is translated as MPLSRTRSLLANINGTSSSAANSSANTPNNNCNYVSNYEDDLKKKSDYHSSSSSGVCAIMSGDAENNNIYNNNHNTTNGTVNEESVGALDTSITSSSTNTTSNTTKNKPKTNVATPEQVLNLYMNKLSVYEHYEISGYSQIYFIGANAKKLPATLGGPNNSGYDDDQGSYNYIPHDHLAYRYEVLKVIGKGSFGQVVKAYDHKNHCHVALKMVRNEKRFHRQAQEEIRILEHLRIQDKEGTYNLIHMYDHFIFRCHTCITFELLSINLYELIRKNKFQGFSLQLVRKFAHSLLQCLDLLYRSRIIHCDLKPENVLLKQQGRSGIKVIDFGSSCYEHQRVYTYIQSRFYRAPEVILGAKYGTPIDMWSLGCILAELLTGYPLLPGEDEADQLSCIIELLGMPPQKLLDQSKRSKNFISSKGYPRYCSATVLSGGTTILKGGRSRRGKHRGPPGSRELQIALKGCDDSLFLDFIRRCLEWDPSARLTPANALRHSWLRRRLPRPPECKNETTESSPSGTLRTANSSEGSARNLASTLEKKANAASSGTIRTANSSGGGGSARNLGSTLEKKSTTGASVARTKTIIITPSAVVNSSNDDGASSNMYSRHSLATTKLPQIPNTIT